The Methylobacterium sp. PvR107 genome contains a region encoding:
- the ssuC gene encoding aliphatic sulfonate ABC transporter permease SsuC: protein MRPSKLERLGDTALPWLVPAVILLGWQAAVSAGLVSNRFMPAPLDVVRAGWEAGRTGELWTNLGVSTLRALAGFVVGGGIGFALGLANGLSRLSERLTDTSVQMVRNVPHLSLIPLVILWFGIGEEAKLFLVALGVFFPIYANTLHGIRSVDPGLVEMGRVYGMSRTELFTRVVLPGALPSIFVGLRYALGIMWLTLIVAETISASSGLGYMAMQAREFMLVDVVVLAILIYAALGKLADALTRQLERACLAWNPAYRSA from the coding sequence ATGCGCCCCTCCAAGCTCGAGCGCCTGGGCGACACGGCCCTGCCCTGGCTCGTGCCGGCGGTGATCCTGCTGGGCTGGCAGGCCGCGGTCTCGGCCGGCCTGGTCTCCAACCGGTTCATGCCGGCGCCCCTCGACGTGGTCCGGGCCGGCTGGGAGGCCGGGCGGACCGGGGAGCTCTGGACCAATCTCGGGGTCAGCACCCTGCGGGCGCTGGCGGGCTTCGTGGTCGGCGGCGGCATCGGCTTCGCGCTCGGCCTCGCCAACGGCCTGTCGCGCCTGTCGGAGCGGCTGACCGACACCTCGGTGCAGATGGTGCGCAACGTGCCCCACCTGTCGCTGATCCCGCTGGTGATCCTGTGGTTCGGCATCGGCGAGGAGGCCAAGCTGTTCCTCGTGGCGCTCGGCGTGTTCTTCCCGATCTACGCCAACACCCTGCACGGCATCCGCTCGGTGGATCCGGGCCTCGTGGAGATGGGCCGGGTCTACGGCATGTCCCGGACCGAGCTGTTCACCCGCGTGGTGCTGCCCGGCGCCCTGCCGTCGATCTTCGTCGGCCTGCGCTACGCGCTCGGCATCATGTGGCTGACCCTGATCGTCGCCGAGACGATCTCGGCCTCCTCGGGGCTGGGCTACATGGCCATGCAGGCCCGCGAGTTCATGCTGGTCGACGTCGTCGTGCTGGCGATCCTGATCTACGCGGCGCTCGGCAAGCTCGCCGACGCGCTCACCCGCCAGCTCGAGCGCGCCTGCCTCGCCTGGAACCCCGCCTACAGGAGCGCCTGA
- a CDS encoding ATP-binding cassette domain-containing protein: MLLDAVRREALSDLGTDPRQAAATAPARTLAEPAGRGIAVTVRDLHKSFDGNAVIEGLNLFLPAGGFTAVVGRSGCGKSTLLRLILGLETPTGGRIDLEGPDGSLRRSEPPKRIMFQEPRLLPWARVVDNVAVGLSGHGSRAERRERALAALAEVGLSDKAGQWPATLSGGQRQRVALARALVSRPGLLALDEPLGALDALTRIGMQDLIERIWQAQGFTALLVTHDVAEAVALADRILVIEEGRIALDLRVDVPRPRRRGDPDLARLEGRILDHLLGTQPTV; the protein is encoded by the coding sequence ATGCTGCTCGACGCCGTCCGCCGCGAGGCCCTTTCCGACCTCGGCACCGATCCCCGGCAGGCCGCCGCCACCGCGCCGGCGCGCACCCTCGCGGAACCCGCCGGCCGCGGGATCGCCGTCACCGTCCGCGACCTGCACAAGAGCTTCGACGGCAACGCCGTCATCGAAGGCCTGAACCTGTTCCTGCCGGCCGGGGGGTTCACCGCGGTGGTCGGGCGTTCCGGCTGCGGCAAGAGCACCCTGCTGCGCCTGATCCTCGGCCTCGAGACGCCGACCGGCGGCCGCATCGACCTCGAAGGGCCCGACGGCAGCCTGCGCCGCTCCGAGCCGCCGAAGCGGATCATGTTCCAGGAGCCGCGCCTGCTGCCCTGGGCGCGGGTCGTCGACAACGTCGCGGTCGGCCTGTCCGGCCACGGCTCCCGGGCCGAGCGCCGGGAGCGGGCGCTCGCAGCGCTGGCCGAAGTCGGCCTCTCCGACAAGGCCGGGCAGTGGCCCGCCACCCTGTCGGGCGGCCAGAGGCAGCGCGTGGCGCTGGCCCGGGCGCTGGTGAGCCGGCCGGGCCTGCTCGCCCTCGACGAGCCGCTGGGCGCCCTCGACGCCCTAACCCGGATCGGCATGCAGGACCTGATCGAGCGGATCTGGCAGGCGCAAGGGTTCACGGCGCTCCTCGTCACCCACGACGTCGCCGAGGCGGTGGCGCTGGCCGACCGCATCCTCGTGATCGAAGAAGGCCGGATCGCCCTTGACCTGCGGGTGGACGTGCCGCGCCCGCGCCGGCGGGGCGACCCGGATCTCGCCCGCCTCGAGGGCCGCATCCTCGATCACCTGCTCGGCACGCAGCCGACCGTCTGA
- the ssuD gene encoding FMNH2-dependent alkanesulfonate monooxygenase, translated as MTASTDGRADVLWFLPTHGDGRYLGAQEGAREVSLSYLRQIAQGADELGYYGVLLPTGRSCEDSWIVASALAPLTKRLRFLVAVRPGLMEPAAAARMTATLDRISDGRLLINVVTGGDPVELAGDGVFLSHDARYAVTDEFLTIWRGLLAGETVTFQGEHLRTENGRVIFPPVQKPYPPLYFGGSSPAGMEVAAEHCDVYLTWGEPPAQVAEKIAAARQAAEAKGKTFSYGIRLHVIARETEGEAWDAAGQLISKLDDATIAKAQETLKRQDSVGQSRMMALHGGSRDKLVVAPNLWAGVGLVRGGAGTALVGSANQVADRMKEYIDLGIDRFILSGYPHLEEAYRFAELVFPKLPLRPTTGRPAGNARNDGPFGEIIANDLVPTRRVGAH; from the coding sequence ATGACCGCATCGACTGACGGGCGCGCCGACGTCCTCTGGTTCCTGCCGACCCACGGCGACGGGCGCTATCTCGGCGCCCAGGAGGGAGCCCGGGAGGTCTCGCTCTCCTATCTCCGGCAGATCGCGCAAGGCGCGGACGAGCTCGGCTATTACGGCGTGCTGCTGCCGACCGGGCGCTCCTGCGAGGATTCCTGGATCGTCGCCTCGGCGCTGGCGCCGCTGACCAAGCGCCTGCGCTTCCTCGTGGCGGTGCGGCCGGGCCTGATGGAGCCCGCCGCGGCGGCGCGCATGACCGCGACCCTCGACCGGATCTCGGACGGGCGCCTCCTGATCAACGTCGTCACCGGCGGCGACCCGGTGGAGCTCGCCGGCGACGGCGTGTTCCTGTCCCACGACGCGCGCTACGCGGTCACCGACGAGTTCCTGACGATCTGGCGCGGCCTGCTCGCGGGCGAGACCGTGACCTTCCAGGGCGAGCACCTGCGCACCGAGAACGGCCGGGTGATCTTCCCGCCGGTGCAGAAGCCCTATCCGCCGCTCTATTTCGGCGGCTCCTCGCCCGCCGGGATGGAGGTCGCGGCCGAGCATTGCGACGTCTACCTCACCTGGGGCGAGCCGCCGGCCCAGGTCGCGGAAAAGATCGCCGCCGCCCGGCAGGCCGCCGAAGCGAAGGGCAAGACCTTCTCGTACGGCATCCGCCTGCACGTCATCGCCCGGGAGACGGAAGGGGAGGCCTGGGACGCCGCCGGGCAGCTGATCTCGAAGCTCGACGACGCCACCATCGCCAAGGCGCAGGAGACCCTGAAGCGGCAGGATTCCGTCGGCCAGAGCCGCATGATGGCGCTCCACGGCGGCAGCCGCGACAAGCTCGTGGTGGCGCCGAACCTCTGGGCCGGCGTCGGCCTCGTCCGCGGCGGCGCCGGGACGGCTCTGGTCGGCTCGGCCAATCAGGTCGCCGACCGGATGAAGGAGTACATCGATCTCGGGATCGACCGCTTCATCCTCTCGGGCTACCCGCATCTGGAGGAGGCCTACCGCTTCGCCGAGCTGGTCTTCCCGAAGCTGCCGCTGCGCCCCACCACGGGCCGGCCGGCGGGCAATGCCCGCAACGACGGTCCGTTCGGCGAGATCATCGCCAACGACCTCGTCCCGACCCGCCGCGTCGGCGCGCACTGA